One stretch of Gadus chalcogrammus isolate NIFS_2021 chromosome 14, NIFS_Gcha_1.0, whole genome shotgun sequence DNA includes these proteins:
- the anp32a gene encoding acidic leucine-rich nuclear phosphoprotein 32 family member A isoform X2 codes for MEMKKRIHLELRNRTPSDVKELVLDNCRSHDGELEGLTDEFEELEFLSTINVGLTTVAHLPKLTKLKKLELSDNRISGGLEVLAAKCPNLTHLNLSGNKIKDLSTIEPLKELVSLKSLDLFNCEVTNLNEYRDNVFKLLPHLTYLDGYDLCDKEAPDSDAEVYAEGLDGDDDDDDDVDEEDEEVAPVDDEDDEGEEDEDEGNEEEEDDLSGEEKPDSEEDDDDLNDREVDDGEDEDGEEQGQKRKRELDEEEEEEDD; via the exons GTGAAAGAGCTAGTGCTGGACAACTGCCGCTCACATGATGGAGAGCTTGAGGGCCTCACGGATGAATTTGAAGAATTAGAATTTTTAAGCACAATCAACGTTGGACTGACAACAGTCGCCCACTTGCCAAAGCTCACAAAGTTGAAAAAG CTTGAGCTCAGTGATAACAGAATCTCAGGTGGACTGGAGGTGCTGGCTGCCAAATGCCCCAACCTAACACACCTCAACCTCAGTGGAAACAAAATCAAAGACCTCAGCACAATAGAGCCATTG AAAGAATTGGTAAGCCTGAAGAGCCTAGACCTTTTCAACTGCGAAGTGACAAACCTGAATGAATACAGAGACAATGTATTcaagctcctcccccatctcacgTACCTGGACGGATATGACTTGTGTGACAAGGAGGCCCCGGACTCTGACGCAGAGGTGTACGCAGAGGGCCTGGATggggacgatgacgacgacgatg atgtagatgaggaggatgaagaggttgCACCAGTAGACGACGAAGATGACGAGGGTGAGGAAGACGAAGATGAGGggaatgaagaggaggaagatgacttAAGTGGAGAGGAAAAACCAGATTCG GAAGAGGACGACGATGATTTGAACGACAGAGAAGTTGATGATGGGGAAGATGAAGATGGTG AAGAGCAAGGCCAGAAGAGAAAAAGGGAACttgatgaagaagaggaagaggaagacgatTGA
- the anp32a gene encoding acidic leucine-rich nuclear phosphoprotein 32 family member A isoform X1, whose translation MEMKKRIHLELRNRTPSDVKELVLDNCRSHDGELEGLTDEFEELEFLSTINVGLTTVAHLPKLTKLKKLELSDNRISGGLEVLAAKCPNLTHLNLSGNKIKDLSTIEPLKELVSLKSLDLFNCEVTNLNEYRDNVFKLLPHLTYLDGYDLCDKEAPDSDAEVYAEGLDGDDDDDDDVDEEDEEVAPVDDEDDEGEEDEDEGNEEEEDDLSGEEKPDSEEDDDDLNDREVDDGEDEDGEEEQGQKRKRELDEEEEEEDD comes from the exons GTGAAAGAGCTAGTGCTGGACAACTGCCGCTCACATGATGGAGAGCTTGAGGGCCTCACGGATGAATTTGAAGAATTAGAATTTTTAAGCACAATCAACGTTGGACTGACAACAGTCGCCCACTTGCCAAAGCTCACAAAGTTGAAAAAG CTTGAGCTCAGTGATAACAGAATCTCAGGTGGACTGGAGGTGCTGGCTGCCAAATGCCCCAACCTAACACACCTCAACCTCAGTGGAAACAAAATCAAAGACCTCAGCACAATAGAGCCATTG AAAGAATTGGTAAGCCTGAAGAGCCTAGACCTTTTCAACTGCGAAGTGACAAACCTGAATGAATACAGAGACAATGTATTcaagctcctcccccatctcacgTACCTGGACGGATATGACTTGTGTGACAAGGAGGCCCCGGACTCTGACGCAGAGGTGTACGCAGAGGGCCTGGATggggacgatgacgacgacgatg atgtagatgaggaggatgaagaggttgCACCAGTAGACGACGAAGATGACGAGGGTGAGGAAGACGAAGATGAGGggaatgaagaggaggaagatgacttAAGTGGAGAGGAAAAACCAGATTCG GAAGAGGACGACGATGATTTGAACGACAGAGAAGTTGATGATGGGGAAGATGAAGATGGTG AAGAAGAGCAAGGCCAGAAGAGAAAAAGGGAACttgatgaagaagaggaagaggaagacgatTGA
- the anp32a gene encoding acidic leucine-rich nuclear phosphoprotein 32 family member A isoform X4, translating to MEMKKRIHLELRNRTPSDVKELVLDNCRSHDGELEGLTDEFEELEFLSTINVGLTTVAHLPKLTKLKKLELSDNRISGGLEVLAAKCPNLTHLNLSGNKIKDLSTIEPLKELVSLKSLDLFNCEVTNLNEYRDNVFKLLPHLTYLDGYDLCDKEAPDSDAEVYAEGLDGDDDDDDDVDEEDEEVAPVDDEDDEGEEDEDEGNEEEEDDLSGEEKPDSEEDDDDLNDREVDDGEDEDEEQGQKRKRELDEEEEEEDD from the exons GTGAAAGAGCTAGTGCTGGACAACTGCCGCTCACATGATGGAGAGCTTGAGGGCCTCACGGATGAATTTGAAGAATTAGAATTTTTAAGCACAATCAACGTTGGACTGACAACAGTCGCCCACTTGCCAAAGCTCACAAAGTTGAAAAAG CTTGAGCTCAGTGATAACAGAATCTCAGGTGGACTGGAGGTGCTGGCTGCCAAATGCCCCAACCTAACACACCTCAACCTCAGTGGAAACAAAATCAAAGACCTCAGCACAATAGAGCCATTG AAAGAATTGGTAAGCCTGAAGAGCCTAGACCTTTTCAACTGCGAAGTGACAAACCTGAATGAATACAGAGACAATGTATTcaagctcctcccccatctcacgTACCTGGACGGATATGACTTGTGTGACAAGGAGGCCCCGGACTCTGACGCAGAGGTGTACGCAGAGGGCCTGGATggggacgatgacgacgacgatg atgtagatgaggaggatgaagaggttgCACCAGTAGACGACGAAGATGACGAGGGTGAGGAAGACGAAGATGAGGggaatgaagaggaggaagatgacttAAGTGGAGAGGAAAAACCAGATTCG GAAGAGGACGACGATGATTTGAACGACAGAGAAGTTGATGATGGGGAAGATGAAGATG AAGAGCAAGGCCAGAAGAGAAAAAGGGAACttgatgaagaagaggaagaggaagacgatTGA
- the anp32a gene encoding acidic leucine-rich nuclear phosphoprotein 32 family member A isoform X3: MEMKKRIHLELRNRTPSDVKELVLDNCRSHDGELEGLTDEFEELEFLSTINVGLTTVAHLPKLTKLKKLELSDNRISGGLEVLAAKCPNLTHLNLSGNKIKDLSTIEPLKELVSLKSLDLFNCEVTNLNEYRDNVFKLLPHLTYLDGYDLCDKEAPDSDAEVYAEGLDGDDDDDDDVDEEDEEVAPVDDEDDEGEEDEDEGNEEEEDDLSGEEKPDSEEDDDDLNDREVDDGEDEDEEEQGQKRKRELDEEEEEEDD; the protein is encoded by the exons GTGAAAGAGCTAGTGCTGGACAACTGCCGCTCACATGATGGAGAGCTTGAGGGCCTCACGGATGAATTTGAAGAATTAGAATTTTTAAGCACAATCAACGTTGGACTGACAACAGTCGCCCACTTGCCAAAGCTCACAAAGTTGAAAAAG CTTGAGCTCAGTGATAACAGAATCTCAGGTGGACTGGAGGTGCTGGCTGCCAAATGCCCCAACCTAACACACCTCAACCTCAGTGGAAACAAAATCAAAGACCTCAGCACAATAGAGCCATTG AAAGAATTGGTAAGCCTGAAGAGCCTAGACCTTTTCAACTGCGAAGTGACAAACCTGAATGAATACAGAGACAATGTATTcaagctcctcccccatctcacgTACCTGGACGGATATGACTTGTGTGACAAGGAGGCCCCGGACTCTGACGCAGAGGTGTACGCAGAGGGCCTGGATggggacgatgacgacgacgatg atgtagatgaggaggatgaagaggttgCACCAGTAGACGACGAAGATGACGAGGGTGAGGAAGACGAAGATGAGGggaatgaagaggaggaagatgacttAAGTGGAGAGGAAAAACCAGATTCG GAAGAGGACGACGATGATTTGAACGACAGAGAAGTTGATGATGGGGAAGATGAAGATG AAGAAGAGCAAGGCCAGAAGAGAAAAAGGGAACttgatgaagaagaggaagaggaagacgatTGA